In Nitrosophilus alvini, the following are encoded in one genomic region:
- a CDS encoding EAL domain-containing protein, which translates to MRHINRIGILLIIFIFAAIVYLFFATQKVENALSHNLERLFIKQAEEFAVNIEEIIKQNVGKDPFKSLSKDKELRERLQDALSILINSSYKYIYVLYRDKKGRFRYLLDGSKSDRGEFGQKLDVEKAAWNKVYETKKENIILHKNLEGLWITYLKPLIYNDKVEAVIAIDFSTDLPQNIYNTTKPIKNIFTYIFAAIGILVLLLLYQTVLNIITKKESITDALTSLYNRTYLREFLKNIDPSKYHILMIDIDHFKKVNDNYGHKAGDFILREVAHIIKQLVRKDDRIVRFGGEEFLIFLEQNDREEFALKIAQRIKQTIENTRFIYNNAEINITLSIGICLKPERFKNINNAIKAADSMLYIAKKEGRNKIVLYSQREIQEATCGQFEISEVQEALDENRILCHYQPIFDINKNRIVKYEALVRMIDKKGKLIYPSMFLEHIVQTNVYYALTKRVLNTVFHTIKEKRVSISVNLSFSDISDNVIYNMILEEIEKHKALSHWLVIELLENEDIKEDIIRERLIRLKSFNVRIAIDDFGSGFSNFAIFKTLPIDILKLDGSLIQEIDKSKISYSITKSIALFAKELNIKTVAEFVHNKRILEIIRELGIQEGQGFYLGKPSNKIQ; encoded by the coding sequence TTGAGACATATAAATAGAATCGGTATTTTGCTTATAATTTTTATATTTGCAGCCATCGTCTACCTTTTCTTTGCTACGCAAAAAGTAGAAAACGCTCTTTCACACAATCTTGAAAGACTTTTTATAAAACAGGCTGAAGAGTTTGCGGTCAATATAGAAGAGATTATAAAACAGAATGTAGGAAAAGATCCTTTTAAGAGCCTCTCAAAAGACAAAGAGTTGAGAGAAAGACTCCAAGACGCTCTTTCCATTTTGATCAACTCATCTTATAAATATATTTATGTTTTATACAGAGACAAAAAAGGGAGATTTCGTTATCTGCTTGATGGAAGCAAAAGCGACAGAGGAGAATTCGGTCAAAAACTCGATGTTGAAAAAGCGGCATGGAACAAGGTATACGAAACAAAAAAAGAGAATATTATCCTTCATAAAAACCTGGAAGGACTTTGGATAACATATCTGAAACCTCTTATTTATAACGATAAAGTTGAAGCAGTTATTGCTATAGACTTTTCTACCGATCTTCCGCAAAATATTTACAATACAACAAAGCCTATAAAAAATATTTTTACATATATTTTTGCAGCAATAGGCATTTTAGTTTTACTGCTGCTCTATCAGACAGTTTTGAATATCATTACAAAAAAAGAGAGCATAACAGATGCATTAACATCTTTATACAACAGAACCTATTTAAGAGAGTTTTTAAAAAACATAGACCCGTCTAAATATCATATTCTCATGATCGATATCGATCACTTCAAAAAGGTAAATGACAACTACGGCCATAAGGCCGGTGATTTTATTTTAAGAGAGGTTGCACATATTATCAAACAGCTTGTAAGAAAAGATGATAGGATTGTCAGATTCGGAGGGGAAGAGTTTCTGATTTTCTTAGAACAAAACGATAGAGAAGAGTTCGCTCTGAAAATAGCCCAAAGAATCAAACAAACCATCGAAAATACGAGATTTATATATAACAACGCCGAGATAAATATAACTTTATCAATCGGAATATGTTTAAAGCCTGAACGATTCAAAAACATAAACAATGCTATAAAAGCTGCAGACTCTATGCTTTATATAGCAAAAAAAGAGGGAAGAAACAAAATAGTTTTATATTCCCAAAGAGAGATACAGGAGGCAACATGCGGACAATTTGAAATCTCGGAAGTTCAAGAGGCTTTGGATGAAAACAGAATACTCTGCCACTACCAGCCGATTTTCGATATAAACAAAAACAGGATAGTAAAGTATGAAGCTCTTGTCAGAATGATTGATAAAAAGGGCAAACTTATATATCCCAGTATGTTTCTAGAACATATTGTTCAAACAAATGTATATTATGCTTTGACCAAAAGAGTTTTAAACACAGTTTTTCATACTATCAAAGAGAAGAGAGTATCAATAAGTGTAAATCTCAGCTTTTCTGATATAAGCGATAATGTCATCTACAATATGATTCTTGAAGAGATAGAAAAACATAAAGCTCTTTCTCACTGGCTGGTTATAGAACTTTTGGAAAATGAAGATATAAAAGAAGATATCATCAGAGAAAGACTTATCAGACTTAAATCTTTTAATGTAAGAATAGCTATCGATGATTTCGGCAGCGGATTTTCAAATTTTGCCATTTTTAAAACTCTTCCTATAGATATTTTAAAACTTGACGGAAGCCTGATACAAGAGATCGACAAGTCAAAAATTTCCTACAGTATCACAAAATCGATCGCTCTTTTTGCAAAAGAGTTAAACATAAAAACAGTGGCAGAGTTTGTCCATAATAAAAGAATTCTGGAAATTATCAGGGAACTTGGCATACAAGAGGGGCAGGGTTTCTATCTTGGCAAGCCATCTAACAAAATTCAGTAA
- a CDS encoding undecaprenyl-diphosphate phosphatase translates to MDIIQAIVFGFVEGLTEFLPVSSTGHLILTAKLMGLEQTDFLKSFEVIIQLGSILAVVFAFRDKLLTNVELWKKLLVAFLPTAVLGFTLYKLIKSLFAPSTVAYMLIVGGIIFILVELFYKEKTHHVKNPEDVTYRQAFLIGLFQSLAMVPGTSRSGATIIGGLLIGLKRKAAAEFSFLLAVPTMFAATFYDIYKHHSEFDFSNATALTAGFVTSFIVALFVIKWFLDFIKKHTFIPFGIYRIVVGTVFLIFVIL, encoded by the coding sequence ATGGATATTATACAGGCAATTGTTTTCGGATTTGTTGAGGGATTGACAGAGTTTTTGCCGGTTTCATCCACAGGACATCTTATACTAACGGCAAAGCTGATGGGACTAGAACAGACAGATTTTTTGAAAAGTTTTGAAGTGATTATTCAGCTTGGTTCCATTCTGGCAGTCGTTTTCGCTTTTCGTGACAAGCTATTGACAAACGTTGAATTATGGAAAAAACTATTGGTCGCTTTTTTGCCTACAGCCGTTTTGGGGTTTACGCTGTATAAACTCATAAAGTCTCTTTTTGCACCCTCTACTGTGGCATATATGCTTATCGTTGGCGGCATAATTTTTATATTGGTGGAGCTTTTTTATAAAGAAAAAACACACCACGTAAAAAACCCGGAAGATGTCACATACAGGCAAGCATTTTTGATAGGACTTTTTCAGTCTCTGGCCATGGTACCGGGAACTTCAAGAAGCGGCGCCACTATAATAGGCGGTCTTCTTATAGGTCTTAAAAGAAAAGCCGCAGCGGAGTTCAGTTTTCTTCTTGCGGTTCCTACGATGTTTGCCGCCACATTTTATGACATATACAAACACCACAGCGAATTTGATTTTTCAAACGCTACTGCTTTGACAGCCGGTTTTGTAACATCGTTTATAGTGGCGCTTTTTGTAATTAAGTGGTTTCTTGACTTTATAAAAAAACACACATTTATACCTTTCGGTATTTATAGAATTGTTGTGGGAACGGTTTTTTTGATTTTCGTTATCTTGTAA
- a CDS encoding phospholipase A translates to MKLFKIALLIIFVILAEASQESISKIALEWEKRAQKGDVEAMKITAAFYEKGAGFKKDIKKAFYYYKKAAMKGDVEAAVKVGLMYLEGEGVEKDEKLAIKWLSHKNSENFHSKPERKNEDIQTMFHTLIKKYEDNTTKSVLKRVFSEKLGIIPYKENYFMPFTYDFTKKSDRNRKEAKFQISFLKPLASNLLGYDEIYAFGYTQQSNWQIYSASSPFRETNYEPELFVMVPTPGMKRIPMIGYKVGFNHQSNGQPVQFSRSWNRIFAEGLFHYKNLLYAVKVWYRIPERDKRFPGDPGGDDNPDIESYLGYGEFKAGIPLGRHFLKLKLRNNLRFKNNRGSVQLDWSFPFFLFKRTFGYVQYFNGYGESLIDYNKNVNKIGFGMMFTR, encoded by the coding sequence ATGAAACTTTTTAAGATTGCTCTATTGATAATTTTTGTCATTTTGGCTGAAGCATCTCAGGAAAGTATTTCAAAAATTGCTCTGGAATGGGAAAAAAGAGCCCAAAAAGGGGATGTGGAGGCTATGAAAATTACGGCCGCTTTTTATGAGAAGGGTGCCGGATTTAAAAAAGATATAAAAAAGGCTTTTTATTACTACAAAAAAGCGGCAATGAAAGGAGATGTAGAAGCTGCTGTGAAAGTAGGACTGATGTATCTTGAAGGCGAGGGGGTTGAAAAAGATGAAAAGCTGGCCATTAAATGGTTAAGCCACAAAAATAGCGAAAACTTTCACAGTAAGCCAGAGAGAAAAAATGAAGATATTCAGACAATGTTTCATACTCTTATAAAAAAGTATGAAGACAATACGACGAAATCTGTACTAAAGAGAGTCTTCTCTGAAAAACTCGGCATAATTCCATACAAAGAGAACTATTTTATGCCTTTTACCTACGATTTTACAAAAAAGAGTGACAGAAATCGTAAAGAGGCAAAATTTCAGATAAGTTTTTTAAAGCCTCTTGCGTCGAATCTTTTAGGATATGATGAGATATACGCTTTTGGATATACTCAACAGTCAAACTGGCAGATATATTCGGCATCGTCTCCCTTTAGAGAAACAAACTACGAACCGGAACTCTTTGTAATGGTACCTACACCCGGAATGAAGAGAATTCCAATGATAGGGTATAAAGTAGGTTTCAACCATCAGTCAAACGGTCAGCCGGTGCAGTTTTCAAGATCTTGGAACAGAATTTTTGCCGAAGGATTGTTTCATTATAAAAACCTATTGTATGCGGTAAAAGTATGGTACAGAATTCCTGAAAGAGATAAAAGATTTCCAGGTGATCCGGGCGGTGATGATAATCCCGATATTGAGTCGTATCTCGGATACGGAGAGTTCAAAGCGGGGATTCCTCTCGGTAGACATTTTTTGAAACTCAAACTCAGAAACAACCTTCGCTTCAAAAACAACAGAGGATCTGTTCAGTTGGACTGGTCTTTTCCTTTTTTCCTTTTCAAAAGAACATTTGGCTATGTTCAGTATTTCAACGGATACGGTGAGAGCCTGATAGATTATAATAAAAATGTAAACAAGATAGGTTTTGGAATGATGTTTACAAGATAA
- a CDS encoding TolC family protein: protein MKKTVFMLLPIILFGGSFEDIAKRVDENLLLKSKQQQVAAMKKMVEVAKSKNFPTVDASLQYIRLKDTPTTSLHLPLPGMPPSIPMGTKDNFEGQIGFSYPIFTGFAITRAIEKSKLEYIKARLELKDLKRNLYIKLTDIYAAVYSLNENIKALKEGLKAAKDAYKKAKGFYDQGLLAAADLYNIEAKIYEIRADIENIKSQKTEFINMLEYITGIKKDADNLPQITVSADKRALFKEALSKREDILALKKELEISQKDIELAASGYYPKIVALGALKRQGNTVALDGNGFTNADQSFIGAVIKWNIFDGYATTRSKEAASAKKLAAAYFYSDYVKKVETEIENSIVRIESLSATKEAAVKQLRAQKEYYRLTKGKFNNQLASADELSRSIAALSEAKARLKTVESMLFRQKCRLLLQISMKKFEEAVFR, encoded by the coding sequence ATGAAAAAAACGGTTTTTATGCTTTTGCCGATAATTCTGTTTGGCGGAAGTTTTGAGGATATCGCAAAAAGAGTTGATGAAAATCTACTGCTCAAATCCAAACAGCAGCAGGTAGCTGCTATGAAAAAGATGGTTGAAGTTGCCAAATCGAAAAATTTTCCGACTGTTGATGCATCTTTGCAATATATACGGCTGAAAGATACGCCTACAACCTCTCTTCATCTGCCTCTTCCGGGTATGCCTCCTTCGATACCTATGGGTACAAAAGACAATTTTGAAGGGCAGATAGGTTTTAGTTATCCGATTTTTACCGGTTTTGCCATCACAAGAGCAATAGAAAAATCTAAACTTGAATATATAAAAGCAAGACTCGAATTAAAAGACCTCAAAAGAAATCTTTATATTAAGCTAACAGATATCTATGCTGCCGTTTACAGCCTTAATGAAAACATCAAGGCTCTAAAAGAGGGATTGAAAGCCGCGAAAGATGCATATAAAAAAGCGAAGGGTTTTTATGATCAGGGTCTGCTTGCGGCGGCTGATCTTTATAACATTGAAGCAAAAATCTACGAGATAAGAGCCGACATTGAGAATATCAAATCCCAGAAAACAGAATTTATAAATATGCTCGAGTATATAACAGGAATAAAAAAAGATGCGGATAATTTGCCCCAAATAACAGTTTCTGCAGATAAGAGAGCACTGTTTAAAGAGGCGCTTTCAAAAAGAGAAGATATTCTAGCATTAAAAAAAGAGCTTGAGATCAGTCAGAAAGATATTGAGCTTGCAGCAAGCGGATACTATCCCAAAATTGTTGCTCTTGGAGCACTGAAGAGACAGGGTAACACTGTAGCTCTCGACGGAAACGGGTTTACAAATGCAGATCAAAGCTTTATAGGCGCGGTTATAAAATGGAATATTTTCGACGGATATGCCACGACAAGGTCAAAAGAGGCGGCATCTGCAAAAAAATTGGCAGCAGCTTATTTTTACAGCGATTATGTAAAAAAGGTTGAAACTGAAATAGAAAACAGTATAGTTCGGATAGAATCCCTGAGCGCCACAAAAGAGGCAGCAGTCAAACAGTTAAGGGCACAAAAAGAGTATTACAGACTGACGAAAGGAAAGTTTAACAACCAGCTTGCAAGCGCAGATGAGCTCAGCCGTTCTATTGCAGCTTTATCTGAAGCAAAAGCGAGACTAAAAACAGTCGAGTCTATGCTGTTTCGGCAAAAATGCAGACTCTTGTTACAGATATCTATGAAAAAGTTTGAAGAGGCGGTATTTAGATGA